Proteins from a genomic interval of Arthrobacter sp. CAN_C5:
- a CDS encoding ATP-binding protein: MSALDGETKRKLREMNAGELLEAIDTQDETLSISLTFEERVRLVVDDAYSTFMHSKVAGLIRRAGLRYPNADLRRIDLLDERGLNRQVLTQLGTCSFVTRQQNVVFQGFTGSGKSYLGCAIGKRACEHRIRAHYVRMPDLEEAWVAAQDTPGGAGKFLRKYAAFTLLVIDEWLLDRPTESMRTMLLELMERRYGETSTVFCTQYSQKDWHQRLGSGVHADAIMDRIIHNTIWVETGTYNMRAHTALASA; encoded by the coding sequence TTGAGCGCGCTGGATGGAGAGACCAAACGCAAGCTCCGCGAGATGAACGCCGGCGAGCTGCTGGAGGCGATCGATACCCAGGACGAGACCTTGTCGATCAGTTTGACGTTCGAGGAGCGGGTCCGGCTGGTCGTCGATGACGCCTACTCGACCTTCATGCATTCCAAGGTCGCCGGGTTGATCCGGCGGGCGGGGCTGCGTTACCCGAACGCGGATCTGCGCCGCATCGACCTGCTCGACGAACGCGGCCTGAACCGGCAAGTGCTGACCCAGCTCGGCACCTGCTCGTTCGTGACCCGGCAGCAGAACGTTGTCTTCCAGGGCTTCACCGGGTCGGGGAAGTCGTATCTGGGATGCGCGATTGGTAAACGCGCCTGCGAGCACCGCATCCGCGCCCACTACGTCCGCATGCCCGACCTCGAGGAAGCCTGGGTCGCCGCCCAGGACACCCCCGGCGGGGCCGGGAAGTTCCTGCGCAAATACGCCGCATTCACATTGCTCGTTATTGACGAGTGGTTGCTGGACCGGCCGACGGAATCAATGCGAACCATGCTGCTGGAGCTGATGGAGCGCCGTTACGGCGAAACATCGACGGTGTTCTGCACCCAGTACTCGCAGAAGGACTGGCACCAACGCCTCGGCTCCGGTGTTCACGCCGACGCGATCATGGACCGGATCATCCACAACACGATCTGGGTCGAGACCGGCACCTACAACATGAGAGCGCACACCGCGCTGGCCAGCGCGTAA